A genomic window from Pecten maximus chromosome 2, xPecMax1.1, whole genome shotgun sequence includes:
- the LOC117342127 gene encoding uncharacterized protein LOC117342127: MSQCTSFHRKSQCTSSIRKLLLVLVLTGSHSVPALTGSHSVPALTGSHSVLALTGSHSVLALTGSHSVPALEGSHSVPALTGSHSVLALTGSHIVLPHVALIGTLTGRHSVLALTGSHSVPALTGSHSLLALTGSHSVPALTGSHSVLALTGSHSLYQLSQEVTAFTSSHRKSHSASSHRKSQCTSSHRKSHCTSSHRKSQHTSSHRKSQLLPALTASYILPNLKGSHSVPALTGSRILPTLTGSHSVLALTGNSNV, translated from the exons ATGTCACAGTGTACCAGCTTTCACAGGAAGTCACAGTGTACTAGCTCTATCAGGAAGTTACTGCTTGTACTAGTTCTCACAGGAAGTCACAGTGTACCAGCTCTCACAGGAAGTCACAGTGTACCAGCTCTCACAGGAAGTCACAGTGTACTAGCTCTCACAGGAAGTCACAGTGTACTAGCTCTCACAGGAAGTCACAGTGTACCAGCTCTAGAAGGAAGTCACAGTGTACCAGCTCTCACAGGAAGTCACAGTGTACTAGCTCTCACAGGAAGTCACATTGTACTACCACATGTAGCTCTCATAGGAA CTCTCACAGGAAGGCACAGTGTACTAGCTCTCACAGGAAGTCACAGTGTACCAGCTCTCACAGGAAGTCACAGTTTACTAGCTCTCACAGGAAGTCACAGTGTACCAGCTCTCACAGGAAGTCACAGTGTACTAGCTCTCACAGGAAGTCACAGCTTGTACCAGCTCTCACAGGAAGTCACAGCTTTTACTAGCTCTCACAGGAAGTCACATTCTGCCAGCTCTCACAGGAAGTCACAGTGTACTAGCTCTCACAGGAAGTCACATTGTACTAGCTCTCACAGGAAGTCACAGCATACGAGCTCTCACAGGAAGTCACAGCTTTTACCAGCTCTCACAGCAAGTTACATTCTACCAAATCTCAAAGGAAGTCACAGTGTACCAGCTCTCACAGGAAGTCGCATTCTACCAACTCTCACAGGAAGTCACAGTGTACTAGCTCTCACAGGAAATAGCAATGTATAA